The Streptomyces kanamyceticus genome window below encodes:
- the fabI gene encoding enoyl-ACP reductase FabI — MSGILAGKRVLVTGVLMESSIAFHAAKLAQEQGAEVVLTGYGRLSLVERIAKRLPRPAPLIELDVRDKGQLDSLADRVRESVGGDARLDGVVHSIAFAPQDALGGNFLETGWDSVATAIEVSAYSLKSLAMACLPLMEERGGAVVGLDFDASTAWPAYDWMGVAKAALESTSRYVARDLGPRGIRCNLVAAGPIKTMAAKSIPGFETFREVWRTRAPIGWDLSDPEPAARAVIALLSDWFPRTTGEIVHVDGGVHAIGA; from the coding sequence ATGAGCGGCATACTCGCGGGCAAGCGCGTACTGGTGACCGGGGTGCTCATGGAGTCCTCGATCGCCTTCCACGCGGCGAAGCTCGCCCAGGAGCAGGGCGCCGAGGTGGTCCTCACCGGATACGGCAGGCTCAGCCTGGTCGAACGCATCGCCAAGCGGCTGCCGCGCCCCGCGCCCCTGATCGAGCTGGACGTGCGGGACAAGGGGCAGCTGGACAGCCTCGCGGACCGCGTCAGGGAGAGCGTCGGCGGCGACGCGCGCCTGGACGGCGTCGTGCACTCCATCGCCTTCGCCCCGCAGGACGCGCTCGGCGGCAACTTCCTGGAGACCGGCTGGGATTCGGTGGCGACCGCGATCGAGGTCTCCGCGTACTCCCTGAAGTCCCTGGCCATGGCCTGTCTGCCGCTCATGGAGGAGCGGGGCGGCGCCGTGGTGGGCCTGGACTTCGACGCGAGCACCGCCTGGCCCGCGTACGACTGGATGGGCGTGGCCAAGGCCGCCCTGGAGTCCACCTCGCGCTACGTCGCGCGGGACCTGGGGCCGCGCGGCATCCGCTGCAACCTCGTCGCGGCGGGCCCGATCAAGACGATGGCCGCCAAGTCCATCCCCGGCTTCGAGACGTTCCGCGAGGTGTGGCGCACCCGCGCCCCCATCGGCTGGGACCTGTCCGACCCCGAGCCCGCGGCCCGTGCGGTCATCGCGCTGCTCTCGGACTGGTTCCCGCGCACGACGGGCGAGATCGTGCACGTCGACGGCGGTGTGCACGCCATCGGGGCCTGA
- a CDS encoding alpha/beta fold hydrolase — protein MNPATAAAHAAPSDQGEEMFDLFRRPQGRSRARPDERAVIDGARTSELTVNGKSAVVYRWGDGERPVLLVHGWESRASRYAKTIARLTDLGYSPVAFDAPGHGEATGDSTTMIEYRDIIVELHRAHGDFEAIVGHSFGATATYFALQHGVRTGRIVAISPVPDFAYLVDSFCTAARLPAQVNEELRGRIEREVYPGEADMWTRFSVFHGGAGAHVPLLVIHDENDGSVDPGQGVRVAEFFGARLVTTRRFGHLRILGAPQVVAEITEFVTAGATGPGRKTEVVAG, from the coding sequence ATGAATCCCGCTACAGCAGCCGCACACGCTGCCCCGAGCGACCAGGGCGAGGAGATGTTCGACCTCTTCCGCCGCCCTCAGGGCCGCAGCAGGGCCAGGCCCGACGAGCGGGCGGTCATCGACGGCGCACGGACCTCGGAGCTGACGGTCAACGGCAAGTCGGCCGTCGTCTACCGCTGGGGCGACGGCGAACGGCCGGTGCTCCTGGTGCACGGCTGGGAATCGCGTGCCTCGCGCTACGCCAAGACCATCGCCCGGCTCACCGACCTCGGCTACAGCCCGGTCGCGTTCGACGCACCGGGACACGGCGAGGCCACCGGCGACAGCACGACCATGATCGAGTACCGCGACATCATCGTCGAACTCCACCGCGCACACGGGGACTTCGAGGCGATCGTGGGGCACTCCTTCGGGGCGACCGCGACCTACTTCGCCCTGCAGCACGGGGTGCGCACCGGCCGCATCGTGGCGATCAGCCCGGTCCCCGACTTCGCCTACCTGGTCGACAGCTTCTGCACGGCCGCGCGGCTCCCCGCGCAGGTCAACGAGGAGCTGCGCGGGCGCATCGAGCGTGAGGTGTACCCGGGTGAGGCGGACATGTGGACGCGCTTCTCCGTCTTCCACGGCGGCGCGGGAGCGCACGTACCCCTGCTCGTCATCCACGACGAGAACGACGGTTCGGTCGACCCCGGCCAGGGGGTGCGCGTCGCCGAGTTCTTCGGGGCGCGCCTGGTCACCACGCGGCGATTCGGGCACCTGCGCATTCTGGGCGCACCCCAAGTCGTCGCGGAAATAACGGAGTTCGTCACGGCCGGCGCCACGGGGCCCGGCAGGAAGACCGAGGTGGTGGCGGGATGA
- a CDS encoding fatty acyl-AMP ligase produces the protein MSAVRDPDGFAGFARLLYERARHAPDVVAHRFVHEDESAEELTHAALDARARAVAAGVLAATDGRPEPVLLLFAPGPDYLAALFGCFYAGVPAVPAFPPDPTRLARTLPRLAAIIEDAGSSTVLTTSDIAPLMADWLTETFGGRAPRLIATDTLDAAGAGTGTEPPPAPRTGVPALLQYTSGSTALPRGVLLDQDRLRANCAEIARGFGIHPGSSGGLWLPPYHDMGLVGGILTPLATGIPVTLMSPVTFLRRPLSWLRMVSRYRATIIGAPNFAYDLCVRRATDAEVEALDLSGVELAFTGAEPVRAETMERFAARFGPAGFRAASFLPCYGLAEATLYVTGGKPLGGWQTVSVDREALEARGTARPARQGQPSRSLVSCGRPGPGTRLLIADPATREPLADGAVGEIWVDSPSVTDGYWRRPEETAQTFGARTATGDGPYLRTGDLGFLLDDELFVAGRLKDLIVINGRNLHPVDVERVCEAAVPGIRRNCGAVFAIEGAAGGTERLVVVYEADIADEERYAEALDGIRRAVSRELNVRPGAVVLVRPRTIPKTSSGKVQRWLARRHYLAGELEALASTDERAGR, from the coding sequence GTGTCAGCTGTCCGTGACCCCGACGGCTTCGCGGGCTTCGCGCGGCTGCTGTACGAGCGGGCCCGCCACGCTCCCGACGTCGTCGCCCACCGGTTCGTCCACGAGGACGAGTCCGCCGAGGAACTCACCCACGCCGCGCTCGACGCCCGCGCACGCGCCGTCGCGGCGGGGGTCCTCGCGGCCACCGACGGGCGCCCCGAACCGGTGCTGCTCCTGTTCGCGCCGGGGCCCGACTACCTCGCCGCCCTGTTCGGCTGCTTCTACGCGGGCGTACCCGCGGTGCCCGCGTTCCCGCCGGACCCCACCCGGCTCGCGCGCACCCTGCCCCGGCTCGCCGCCATCATCGAGGACGCCGGGTCGAGCACCGTCCTGACCACCTCGGACATCGCGCCGCTCATGGCGGACTGGCTCACCGAGACCTTCGGCGGCCGGGCCCCGCGCCTGATCGCCACCGACACGCTCGACGCGGCGGGCGCGGGCACCGGCACGGAGCCGCCGCCCGCGCCCAGGACCGGTGTGCCCGCGCTGCTGCAGTACACCTCGGGTTCGACGGCGCTGCCGCGCGGCGTGCTGCTCGACCAGGACAGGCTGCGGGCCAACTGCGCGGAGATCGCGCGCGGCTTCGGGATCCACCCCGGCAGTTCGGGCGGCCTGTGGCTGCCGCCGTACCACGACATGGGCCTGGTCGGCGGCATCCTCACGCCGCTCGCCACCGGCATCCCGGTGACCCTCATGTCACCGGTGACGTTCCTGCGCCGCCCGCTGTCCTGGCTCCGCATGGTCTCCCGGTACCGCGCGACGATCATCGGCGCCCCGAACTTCGCGTACGACCTCTGTGTGCGCCGCGCGACGGACGCCGAGGTCGAGGCGCTCGACCTGTCCGGGGTCGAACTCGCCTTCACCGGCGCGGAGCCCGTGCGGGCCGAGACGATGGAGCGGTTCGCCGCGCGCTTCGGGCCCGCCGGGTTCCGTGCCGCCTCCTTCCTGCCCTGCTACGGACTCGCCGAGGCGACGCTGTACGTGACGGGCGGCAAGCCGCTTGGCGGCTGGCAGACGGTCTCCGTGGACCGGGAGGCCCTCGAAGCGCGCGGCACGGCGCGGCCCGCACGGCAGGGGCAGCCGTCGAGGTCGCTGGTGAGCTGCGGCAGGCCGGGGCCCGGCACCCGTCTCCTGATCGCCGATCCGGCCACCCGCGAGCCCCTCGCGGACGGCGCCGTCGGCGAGATCTGGGTCGACTCGCCGAGCGTCACCGACGGGTACTGGCGGCGCCCCGAGGAGACCGCGCAGACGTTCGGCGCGCGGACCGCGACCGGCGACGGCCCCTACCTGCGCACCGGCGACCTCGGGTTCCTCCTGGACGACGAGCTCTTCGTCGCCGGCAGGCTCAAGGACCTGATCGTCATCAACGGCCGCAACCTCCACCCGGTCGACGTCGAGCGGGTCTGCGAGGCCGCGGTCCCCGGCATCCGGCGCAACTGCGGCGCCGTGTTCGCGATCGAGGGCGCGGCGGGCGGCACCGAGCGGCTCGTCGTGGTGTACGAGGCGGACATCGCCGACGAGGAGCGGTACGCCGAAGCCCTCGACGGCATCCGCAGGGCCGTGTCGAGGGAGCTGAACGTCCGGCCGGGCGCCGTCGTCCTGGTGCGGCCCAGGACCATCCCCAAGACCTCCAGCGGAAAGGTCCAGCGCTGGCTGGCCCGTCGGCACTACCTCGCCGGCGAGCTGGAAGCACTCGCAAGCACCGACGAAAGGGCCGGGCGATGA
- a CDS encoding MoaD/ThiS family protein has translation MIVKVRGVLLRFTDYENEIEIGGGTVRAGLTGLTERYPRLREVLLDRDGTVRPTHLIALNGERLTQGELDREATEDDRVDIVTAISGG, from the coding sequence ATGATCGTCAAGGTCAGGGGCGTCCTGCTCCGCTTCACCGACTACGAGAACGAGATCGAGATCGGCGGCGGCACCGTGCGCGCCGGTCTCACCGGCCTGACCGAGCGCTACCCGCGGCTGCGCGAGGTGCTGCTCGACCGGGACGGCACCGTGCGCCCGACCCACCTCATCGCCCTCAACGGCGAGCGGCTCACCCAGGGAGAGCTGGACCGCGAGGCCACCGAGGACGACCGGGTCGACATCGTCACCGCGATCTCCGGGGGCTAG
- a CDS encoding TetR/AcrR family transcriptional regulator, translated as MAATHIDGRVARGNQTRQLVLKRAMQVASVEGLEGLSLGRLAGELKLSKSGVFALFGSKEDLQLATVRAAIKVYLEHVVQPARELPPGINRLWRVCTSWLTYSRERVFPGGCFFYSTSAEYDARTGQVHDTLAAARTNWTTHLEQTVWEAQQTEEIVADVDIPQLVFELIAFLEMANAESVLHNEFTSYDKAATAILNRLRDVATDPSLLPASIEGPAGA; from the coding sequence ATGGCAGCGACACACATCGACGGACGGGTCGCCCGCGGGAACCAGACCCGTCAGCTGGTCCTCAAGCGCGCCATGCAGGTCGCATCGGTCGAAGGCCTGGAGGGCCTCTCCCTCGGCCGCCTCGCGGGCGAGCTCAAGCTCAGCAAGAGCGGCGTGTTCGCCCTGTTCGGCTCCAAGGAGGACCTCCAGCTCGCCACGGTGCGCGCCGCGATCAAGGTCTATCTGGAGCACGTGGTCCAGCCCGCCCGTGAACTCCCGCCGGGCATCAACCGGTTGTGGCGCGTGTGCACCAGCTGGCTCACCTATTCGCGCGAGCGCGTCTTCCCCGGCGGCTGCTTCTTCTACTCGACGTCGGCGGAGTACGACGCCCGCACCGGCCAGGTGCACGACACCCTCGCCGCGGCCCGCACCAACTGGACCACCCATCTGGAGCAGACCGTCTGGGAGGCGCAGCAGACGGAGGAGATCGTGGCGGACGTCGACATCCCCCAACTCGTCTTCGAGCTGATCGCGTTCCTGGAGATGGCGAACGCCGAGTCCGTCCTGCACAACGAGTTCACCAGCTACGACAAGGCGGCCACGGCCATCTTGAACCGGCTGCGCGACGTGGCCACCGACCCCTCGCTGCTGCCCGCGTCCATCGAGGGACCGGCGGGCGCGTAG
- a CDS encoding 4Fe-4S dicluster domain-containing protein, which translates to MTHVVTEQCVHCKFAECITYCPVACFREAGTFLVIDPEECIDCGNCVEACPADAIYPEDELPPELAPALEWNARLSTELPLATTRVEPLPDGEQWQGRPGKWDTLPVEQAPRVSCP; encoded by the coding sequence GTGACACACGTCGTCACCGAGCAGTGCGTCCACTGCAAGTTCGCGGAGTGCATCACCTACTGCCCCGTCGCCTGCTTCCGGGAGGCCGGTACGTTCCTGGTGATCGACCCCGAGGAGTGCATCGACTGCGGCAACTGCGTAGAGGCGTGCCCGGCCGACGCGATCTACCCCGAGGACGAGCTGCCGCCCGAACTCGCGCCCGCGCTCGAATGGAACGCCCGGCTCTCCACCGAACTCCCCCTGGCCACCACGCGCGTCGAGCCGCTGCCCGACGGCGAGCAGTGGCAGGGCAGGCCCGGCAAGTGGGACACCCTCCCCGTCGAACAGGCACCCCGTGTCAGCTGTCCGTGA
- a CDS encoding patatin-like phospholipase domain-containing protein → MTDAGATERIGIAVASGMLKGVYGHGVLSAFEERGLRADVYGTASSSVLSGGLAAVGRARRTGVDYWLKATAAAAEKGMSAVVLDSIEEYGPVLREGLFTARAPEFLLATGKVTNAAAAEITQGSGAKALGRDLLRNVFAGDRSWVEENLATVVFSSRAEPGSAEPRLTPENYDAVSYASTRMLHAWAVPAEIDGEAYVDASYTCSCPAREVAAKGVDVLIAIGSDPFPLFRDLYASEEIVDGSVVGQARVLVIKPDDDLKNLGVDYASATADGLVKAYELGLEAGHRFVDAHGELLAADSATGSAGTGVQGESA, encoded by the coding sequence ATGACTGACGCAGGCGCCACGGAGCGCATAGGCATCGCCGTCGCGTCGGGGATGCTCAAAGGGGTCTACGGTCACGGCGTCCTGTCCGCGTTCGAGGAACGCGGGCTGCGCGCCGACGTCTACGGCACCGCCTCGTCCTCCGTCCTGTCCGGCGGCCTCGCCGCGGTCGGCAGGGCCCGGCGCACCGGCGTGGACTACTGGCTGAAGGCCACCGCGGCCGCCGCGGAGAAGGGCATGAGCGCCGTCGTCCTCGACAGCATCGAGGAGTACGGACCCGTCCTGCGCGAGGGGCTCTTCACGGCGCGGGCGCCGGAGTTCCTGCTCGCCACGGGGAAGGTCACCAATGCGGCCGCCGCCGAGATCACCCAGGGCTCCGGCGCGAAGGCGCTGGGCAGGGACCTGCTGCGCAACGTCTTCGCGGGCGACCGGAGTTGGGTCGAGGAGAACCTCGCCACCGTCGTGTTCTCCTCCCGCGCCGAGCCCGGCAGCGCCGAGCCGCGACTGACCCCGGAGAACTACGACGCCGTCTCCTACGCCTCGACACGCATGCTGCACGCCTGGGCCGTCCCCGCGGAGATCGACGGCGAGGCGTACGTCGACGCCTCGTACACCTGCTCCTGTCCGGCCCGCGAGGTCGCCGCCAAGGGGGTGGACGTGCTGATCGCGATCGGCTCCGACCCCTTCCCGCTCTTCCGCGACCTCTACGCGTCCGAGGAGATCGTGGACGGCTCCGTCGTCGGGCAGGCACGCGTCCTGGTGATCAAGCCGGACGACGACCTCAAGAACCTCGGCGTCGACTACGCGTCGGCGACGGCGGACGGGCTCGTCAAGGCGTACGAGCTCGGCCTTGAGGCGGGCCACCGGTTCGTGGACGCGCACGGCGAGCTGCTCGCGGCCGACTCGGCAACAGGCTCTGCGGGGACCGGAGTTCAGGGGGAGAGCGCGTGA
- a CDS encoding acyl carrier protein, giving the protein MIGELLGIDEELPADRPLGELGIDSLTAAQLSVEVEERTGATIALDRFLGDETLDDLVRALRAEADPAAPGAAA; this is encoded by the coding sequence CTGATCGGCGAGCTGCTCGGCATCGACGAGGAGCTCCCCGCCGACCGGCCGCTCGGCGAACTCGGCATCGACTCGCTCACCGCGGCCCAGCTCTCCGTGGAGGTCGAGGAGCGCACCGGCGCCACCATCGCCCTCGACCGGTTCCTCGGCGACGAGACCCTCGACGACCTGGTGCGCGCCCTGCGCGCAGAGGCGGATCCCGCCGCTCCCGGGGCCGCGGCATGA
- a CDS encoding acyl-CoA dehydrogenase family protein encodes MTAIEAEREADSSAGAGVTPPAFEGAARLERTLGCPFDPGTGMSLAGGVRADESESEPTAAYEAAWAAGLHRHLVPVSEGGGLASFESFAAVARAVSRRDLAVSVGLGSTLLAATPVWIWGDDEQRARVAELVLGRAWGTAGISEEEAGSDLLATATRAVPDGEGHVLNGRKWLVGNGGRSAFATVLAASEPSYGLFLLDFEAIGGAGVRRLPKVPTHGLRGHDLSGFVLDDCRVGADAVLGRPGRGIEMVSGMLQFTRTLVGASSLGAADTALRIALRHARERVLYGAPALALPPVRSLLARGFADLLVAECTQLAAARGLDVARQRMALWSAVAKYAVPGLCVDTVGACGEVLSARAHLREGAAGGAFQKLLRDVSITPVFEGTELVQLDTVRAQLAAAARRPRKPAQVPLPVLFGFGEPAPSPAPRELRPALTFGGADEIVDLLDEAAQALADDAELAPLVRTLVAIRDENRAAFRALGTRRTADAYEAARTHCLLHTAACVLHTWQWRGTAIGGLAAGRHWVSLALRRVLARLGRPAAPDPDAEDLLVRDLVRLDDEDRAFSLVPLRIAPRHRG; translated from the coding sequence ATGACCGCGATCGAGGCGGAGCGGGAAGCCGACAGCTCGGCGGGTGCCGGGGTCACGCCGCCCGCCTTCGAGGGTGCGGCGCGTCTTGAGCGCACGCTCGGCTGCCCGTTCGACCCCGGTACCGGCATGTCGCTGGCCGGGGGCGTGCGCGCGGACGAGAGCGAGAGCGAACCCACCGCCGCCTACGAGGCGGCCTGGGCGGCCGGCCTTCACCGGCATCTGGTGCCCGTGTCCGAGGGCGGCGGCCTCGCCTCGTTCGAGTCGTTCGCGGCCGTGGCGCGCGCCGTGTCGCGCCGTGATCTCGCGGTCTCGGTGGGGCTCGGCTCGACGTTGCTCGCCGCGACGCCCGTATGGATCTGGGGCGACGACGAACAGCGGGCCCGCGTCGCGGAGTTGGTGCTCGGCCGGGCCTGGGGCACGGCGGGCATCAGCGAGGAGGAGGCAGGCAGCGATCTGCTCGCCACCGCCACCCGCGCGGTCCCCGACGGCGAAGGCCACGTACTCAACGGCAGGAAGTGGCTGGTCGGCAACGGCGGCAGGTCCGCCTTCGCCACCGTGCTCGCCGCGTCGGAGCCGTCGTACGGCCTGTTCCTGCTCGACTTCGAGGCCATCGGCGGCGCCGGGGTGCGGCGGCTGCCCAAGGTCCCCACGCACGGTCTGCGCGGGCACGACCTGAGCGGCTTCGTCCTGGACGACTGCCGGGTCGGCGCCGACGCCGTGCTCGGGCGTCCGGGGCGCGGCATCGAGATGGTCTCCGGCATGCTCCAGTTCACCCGGACCCTGGTCGGCGCGAGCAGCCTCGGCGCGGCCGATACGGCGCTGCGCATCGCCCTGCGGCACGCCCGCGAGCGCGTCCTGTACGGCGCGCCCGCGCTCGCCCTGCCCCCGGTGCGGTCGCTGCTCGCCAGGGGCTTCGCCGACCTGCTGGTCGCCGAGTGCACCCAACTGGCCGCCGCGCGCGGCCTGGACGTGGCGCGGCAGCGGATGGCGCTGTGGTCAGCCGTGGCGAAGTACGCGGTGCCGGGGCTGTGCGTGGACACCGTGGGAGCCTGCGGCGAAGTGCTCAGCGCGCGGGCCCATCTGCGCGAGGGCGCCGCGGGCGGCGCGTTCCAGAAGCTGCTGCGCGACGTGTCCATCACGCCCGTCTTCGAAGGCACCGAGCTGGTCCAACTGGACACGGTGCGAGCCCAGTTGGCGGCGGCTGCCCGGCGCCCCCGGAAGCCCGCGCAGGTGCCGCTGCCGGTGCTCTTCGGGTTCGGCGAACCGGCGCCGTCACCGGCCCCGCGCGAGCTGCGGCCCGCGCTGACCTTCGGCGGCGCCGACGAGATCGTCGACCTCCTCGACGAGGCGGCACAGGCACTGGCCGACGACGCCGAACTAGCCCCTCTCGTACGCACGTTGGTGGCCATCCGCGACGAGAACCGGGCGGCGTTCCGCGCGCTCGGCACGCGGCGCACGGCCGACGCGTACGAGGCGGCCCGCACCCACTGCCTGCTGCACACGGCCGCCTGCGTCCTGCACACCTGGCAGTGGCGCGGCACGGCCATCGGCGGGCTCGCGGCCGGGCGGCACTGGGTCTCTCTCGCGCTGCGCCGCGTCCTTGCCAGGCTCGGCCGTCCCGCCGCGCCGGACCCCGACGCCGAGGACCTGCTCGTACGCGATCTCGTCCGGCTCGACGACGAGGACCGGGCGTTCTCGCTCGTGCCGCTGCGGATCGCGCCGCGGCACCGCGGCTGA
- a CDS encoding AfsR/SARP family transcriptional regulator has product MPVEIHVLNAVRAWSDGQEVNLGHARQRHVLAALLFELNRPVSIDQLIDRVWGERAPRRVTTTLHSYVSRLRPIIGGLGLTIVRRAGGYVCEADPEIVDVHRFRRLVEDARAANGPQRTADLLLEALATWQGDALDGADTTWFNQLREILGRELLSAELALSEVMLELGREAEILAMLRSLTQAQPFDERVAGRLMLTLHRQGRTVEALDHYQDIRSRLDGELGLEPGAPLQRLHQQILSDDSALANAEPEAAARTRAPTTPTVVPRQLPAQPRGFTGRNEQLALLSEVLGSPDEPGGTAVVCAIGGIGGIGKTWLALRWAHEHHNAFPDGQLYVNLRGFDPGGEPVPAHTAVRGFLEALGTDVMAVPAEPDAQAALYRSLTADKRLLIVLDNARDTAQVAPLLPGSPTCTVVVTSRSRLAGLTTAHGARPVALDVLTDIEARHLLTSHLGADRTAAEPEAVATLLEHCAGLPLALSILAARATLSPDVPLAELAGELHETHTRLDALDSGDLTADLRTVFASSYHVLEPDAAQLFRLLGRAPGPDISLPAAAGLTALPVPRVRVLLRRLQAAHLVQEHAPGRYRMHDLTRLYAAERARAEPAIDSGDALLRLVDFYLHTAHAAASHLDPHRDRIPMAPARPGAMPEEPADLGAALAWFTVEHPVLLDAVDTAVGADHDRRAWLLAHALETYFDYRGHCHDWAASQHTALDAARRLADRSWQAGAHRSLGSVYTQMGRLDVGHIHFRHALDLYIRLGDQVNQAHTHRGLGWVCDRQGSRRDALAHNEQALALYRQAGHRAGQAKALNNTGWLHIMLGDYRPALDHCAQAVDVNQQIGDRHAEAGAWDSLGYAHHHLANYSDAITCYERALALDRGFGDQYGETEILRHLGDTRLAAGDTEAAGIAWRNALEIAEEIDHPAIEELHSKLDSLTRPSPGPREERRGT; this is encoded by the coding sequence GTGCCGGTGGAGATCCACGTCCTGAACGCCGTGCGGGCATGGTCGGACGGGCAGGAGGTGAACCTCGGGCACGCCCGGCAGCGTCATGTACTGGCGGCCCTGCTCTTCGAGCTCAACCGCCCCGTGTCCATAGACCAGTTGATCGACCGAGTGTGGGGCGAACGCGCACCCCGACGCGTGACGACAACCCTGCACAGCTATGTGTCACGGCTTCGCCCGATCATCGGGGGCCTCGGGCTGACGATCGTGCGCCGCGCAGGCGGCTATGTGTGCGAGGCCGACCCGGAGATCGTGGACGTGCACCGCTTCCGTCGCCTCGTGGAAGACGCTCGCGCGGCCAACGGCCCGCAGCGCACGGCTGACCTCCTGCTGGAGGCGCTGGCGACGTGGCAGGGGGACGCGCTCGACGGGGCGGACACCACGTGGTTCAACCAACTGCGGGAAATTCTCGGCAGAGAGCTCCTCAGTGCCGAACTGGCCTTGAGCGAAGTGATGCTGGAGCTCGGGCGGGAGGCAGAAATCCTCGCCATGCTCCGCTCGCTGACGCAGGCGCAGCCCTTCGACGAGCGCGTCGCCGGAAGGCTGATGCTCACGCTGCACCGGCAGGGGCGAACCGTGGAGGCGCTCGACCACTACCAGGACATCAGGAGTCGGCTGGACGGCGAACTGGGTCTGGAACCGGGTGCCCCGTTGCAGCGGCTGCACCAGCAGATACTCTCGGACGACTCGGCACTCGCCAATGCAGAACCGGAGGCCGCCGCCCGCACCAGGGCGCCGACGACGCCGACGGTCGTTCCCCGCCAGCTTCCCGCCCAGCCACGTGGGTTCACCGGCCGGAACGAGCAACTGGCCCTGCTCTCCGAAGTGCTGGGTTCCCCGGATGAGCCCGGCGGAACGGCGGTGGTCTGCGCGATCGGCGGCATCGGCGGCATCGGCAAGACCTGGCTCGCCCTGCGCTGGGCTCATGAACACCACAACGCCTTCCCCGACGGACAGCTCTACGTAAATCTCCGAGGCTTCGACCCTGGTGGCGAACCTGTCCCTGCGCATACGGCGGTGCGCGGCTTTCTGGAAGCGCTCGGCACCGATGTGATGGCCGTCCCGGCTGAACCGGACGCCCAGGCCGCGCTCTACCGCAGCCTGACCGCCGACAAACGTCTGCTGATCGTCCTGGACAACGCCCGCGACACCGCCCAGGTCGCACCGTTGCTGCCCGGCAGCCCAACGTGCACCGTCGTCGTCACGAGCCGCAGCCGGCTCGCCGGCTTGACCACCGCACACGGCGCCCGTCCCGTGGCCCTGGACGTACTCACCGACATCGAGGCGCGCCACCTGCTCACCAGCCATCTCGGCGCCGACCGCACGGCCGCTGAGCCCGAGGCCGTGGCGACATTGCTGGAACACTGCGCGGGCCTCCCACTGGCCCTGAGCATCCTGGCCGCACGCGCCACCCTGAGCCCGGACGTCCCCCTCGCCGAACTGGCCGGAGAGCTCCACGAGACGCACACCCGGCTCGACGCCCTGGACAGCGGCGACCTCACCGCCGATCTCCGGACGGTGTTCGCCTCGTCGTACCACGTTCTCGAACCGGACGCCGCGCAGTTGTTTCGACTCCTCGGTCGTGCACCCGGCCCCGACATCAGCCTGCCCGCAGCAGCCGGCCTCACGGCCCTGCCCGTGCCGCGAGTGCGCGTGTTGCTCCGCCGGCTCCAAGCCGCTCACCTGGTCCAGGAGCACGCCCCCGGCCGCTACCGCATGCACGACCTCACGCGTCTCTACGCTGCCGAACGGGCCCGCGCGGAGCCGGCCATCGACAGCGGCGACGCACTGCTGAGGCTGGTCGACTTCTACCTGCACACGGCCCACGCCGCCGCGTCCCACCTCGACCCGCACCGGGACCGCATCCCCATGGCCCCCGCCAGGCCCGGGGCCATGCCCGAGGAACCAGCGGATCTCGGCGCGGCCCTGGCCTGGTTCACCGTCGAGCACCCTGTGCTTCTCGACGCCGTCGACACGGCAGTCGGGGCCGACCACGATCGGCGGGCGTGGCTGCTGGCCCACGCCTTGGAGACCTACTTCGACTATCGCGGTCACTGTCATGACTGGGCGGCCAGTCAGCACACCGCGCTTGACGCGGCCCGGCGGCTCGCCGACCGGTCTTGGCAGGCGGGCGCCCATCGCAGCCTCGGTAGCGTCTACACGCAGATGGGCCGACTCGACGTCGGCCACATCCACTTCCGCCACGCCCTGGACCTCTACATCCGCCTCGGCGACCAGGTGAACCAGGCCCACACCCACCGCGGCCTGGGCTGGGTGTGCGACCGGCAAGGGAGCCGACGCGACGCGCTCGCCCACAACGAACAGGCACTCGCCCTGTACCGGCAGGCCGGTCACCGTGCGGGACAGGCCAAGGCACTCAACAACACCGGCTGGCTGCACATCATGCTCGGCGACTATCGACCGGCACTTGACCACTGCGCCCAGGCGGTGGACGTCAACCAGCAGATCGGCGATCGGCACGCCGAGGCCGGAGCGTGGGACAGCCTTGGTTACGCGCACCATCACCTCGCGAACTACAGCGATGCCATCACCTGCTACGAACGGGCCCTCGCCCTGGACCGGGGATTCGGCGACCAGTACGGGGAGACGGAGATCTTGAGGCATCTCGGCGACACTCGGTTGGCCGCCGGCGACACCGAGGCCGCCGGAATCGCTTGGCGGAACGCCTTGGAGATCGCCGAAGAGATCGACCATCCGGCCATTGAGGAGCTCCACAGCAAGCTCGACAGTCTCACTCGGCCCTCGCCCGGTCCCAGGGAGGAACGCAGGGGAACATGA